The region CAGGAGAAGGGAGCTTCATCTTCCTCCAAGAACTCCAACCGTAATGATTACATTCGGTCGGGCCTCTACTCATCCTTCACCTTGAACTCACTGCAAGCCAACCCAAACATCTTTAAATCCATCAAGATCGAGAACCCGGCGGAGAAGGTGCCAGAGGAGAAGAGGCAGCCACCTTGCCAGGAACCGGTGACCGTGATTAAGTTTGTAACCAACCCGCCGAAAAGACCCTCACCCCTCCCTGCGGTAGAACCAGTGGTGATCCCCACGCCATCTGCTGCCACGCCGAAGCCTGAGCTGTCGGAAGAAACTTCATCTGCGCCAAGTGCGGTGAcctccttcaccaccaccccacccaTCTCCTCTGTCTCGCCCTCCGCACCTCTGCCCCTGAGCCCCGGCTCCCCCCTCTTAGCCTCCTCCTTCGACCCCCCTGCTGACTTGCCCATCGAGGCGGAGCTGGCCGCCAGCCCTTCGGACCACCTGGCACAATCGCTGGAGCCCTCCTCCGACGGGGAGGATCCGTCACAGGACAACGCAGAAGCAAAGCACCAGAAGGGCAGGTCAAAGAAGCCCAAGGAGCTGGAACTCGCCCCTGCCCTGGTCATCACCGGCAGTGACCCGAGCCCACTGGGCTTACCGAGTCCTCCCCTGCCAGCAGCATCCCTGACACCAGCCTACTTAACTCAGGTCAGTGGCTGGtctgtgagcgaaaacatcttgttaaatccactcgctggatgtttttttttgtttttggcatcattctttgtaaacttcagagtctgttgtgcataaaaatcccagaagaccagcagtttctgaggtactcaaatcaccctgggcggcacctaattaattaacatgtttatttcagcttttttcttaaagatgtgccggacGC is a window of Mobula birostris isolate sMobBir1 chromosome 14, sMobBir1.hap1, whole genome shotgun sequence DNA encoding:
- the elk4 gene encoding ETS domain-containing protein Elk-4, with the protein product MDNTITLWQFLLQLLLEPKNDHLICWTSNDGEFKLLKAEDVAKLWGFRKNKPNMNYDKLSRALRYYYDKNIIKKVNGQKFVYKFVCYPEILKMDVNMVGKGENGVDSSLPDMSRPQKDKENHTQEKGASSSSKNSNRNDYIRSGLYSSFTLNSLQANPNIFKSIKIENPAEKVPEEKRQPPCQEPVTVIKFVTNPPKRPSPLPAVEPVVIPTPSAATPKPELSEETSSAPSAVTSFTTTPPISSVSPSAPLPLSPGSPLLASSFDPPADLPIEAELAASPSDHLAQSLEPSSDGEDPSQDNAEAKHQKGRSKKPKELELAPALVITGSDPSPLGLPSPPLPAASLTPAYLTQTPFLLTPSPLLSSIHFWSTLSPVATLSPARLTGTSTLFQFPNIANNQLQIPFSNVDGSSTPTSLSPDLQKA